Below is a window of Allomuricauda ruestringensis DSM 13258 DNA.
GAAACAAAAGGCAAAGAAGATGCTAAAGCAGTAATAAAACAAATTGTTGAAGACAAGAAACAATCCGTTTCTAGATCATTGCTAGTTAGTCATAGTGCTGTATCAGTAATTCAGGGAGATTTAAAAAAGTCATACGACCTTTTACGATTAGCGTCTTATACAAAAGATATTGAACTTGATAAATAAATAAAAAATGAATAACTTAATTAACAAGGAATTTAATCCAACCCAATTTGTAAGACTATCGTATTATGCAAAATCAAACTCCATAAGATGGAAAGATCTTTAGGATTTATGAGTATCGGTAAAAATTCTTTTTCAATTTTAGTGAGCATTCTGTTTTTGTCCACTTCCCATTTGATGGCACAAGCAAAATACGATGTAAAAAAAGTAAATGACCATGTTTATATTTTTACAGAATTATGGGATGCCAACGCCAATGGAAATTGTGGGGTTATTATTGGGGATAAACAAGTATTGCTCATCAACGCCATGATGCTCAGCAGTGCGGCAGACTTGGAAAGTGAAATTCGAAAAATCACGGATTTACCCATAGGTTTTGTAATCAACAGCGATTCGGATACTTACAATCATCATGCAAACACATACTTTGCAGATAGAGGGGCATCCATAATATCCCATGAAAACATAAAGCATTCACAGGCATACCACCAACTCCTATTTAAAGAAGAAATATCCATTCGCATAGGGGATGAAGTGGTAACCGCCTACCATACCCCATCCCATACCTTAGATCATGTTGATGTTCATTTGAAAAAAAGCAATGTCTTGTTCATGAGCGATGGTTTTCAGCCCCATTGGTTGACCTACACTGGCCCAAATGGAATTGAGGGCGTTCTGTCCGGTATTGACATGGCAATTGCATTATCCGATGATGAAACCATTATTGTACCGGGAAATACTTCCAAAAACCCGGATTTTTATTTTGGCAACAGGAAGCATCTTCTCAGAAACAGGGAAATATATATCAAATTCAATAATCGAGTGGGAGAACTGTTTAAAAAAGGGCTCACTGTAGAAGAAATTGCTTCGGATAAGATTTTGAACAGAATTGTTGAAAAGTTAGAGGCCTATCCAAAGTTTAAGCCCTTCTTAAAGTATGTGGTGGAAGAATCATTGGAAGTCAACTTTAGGACCAAAATCAACTAGGCATTGGTGATACTGTTCGTCTTTGAGGCGCGTAGGCTTTTACAGCAATAAATCGTTTTTGACTTCCATATTGAACAGTACTGTAATTTTCTCACAATACGTATTCATACGTTGCAGGTTTTTTAGAGCCTTTTTTGGTAGTTTTTGCCTAGCGGTTTCCCAAGCTTTTTTATCAGGCCATTGCGCATAGGCAATATAGCTGCCCATCCCGTTTTTGTGGAGACGGGAGCCTAGACCCCCAGCATGTTGTATAAATGATTCTGTTACCATTTGCCACAGCGTCTCAAAGTCTTTTTCCTGACCTTTGGTAACATCAAACCGATATATTACTGCATACATATTGGACATATTTTATTTGTTTTATTAATCCCAGGAGTTGCTTGTTGAGATAGCATGCTTGCCTGCTCCACTATAGAAAAAAGCAATACCGGCTACAATATAAATAAACAATAAATCCAGAGACCAACCTCCAAACGGGTTCAAGGTAAGCATGTTTTGAGTTTGGGCCATCAGTACGGCCAACAAACAATTAAATGACAAAATAAGCCCTGCCAAACGGGTCCTGAAACCTATGAGGAGCATTAAGGGAGCGATGATTTCACCCACAAATATGCCATTGGCCAAAAATAAAGGAAGCCCATAGGCTTCCAATAGGCTGCCTATAAATCCTGTACCGTTCTTGATCTTATCTATTCCATAAATAAGCATGGTAAAGGGAATGGCGATTCTAAATAAAAAAATAGCAATGTTTTTGTTTCGTTTCATGTTGTGGCTATTTGATGTTAAAAATTATATTTCAAAAAAATGCCCGTGTTCGTCAATGTTTTTCGGGCTTTGTTGAACTGGTCCAGATTTATGGCAAAACCGGTGGCCAGTTGTTCTTTACGAATTCCGATTTTAAGTTGTTGGAGTCCTCTTGCATACCCATTGGCATTAATGTTAGCTGTGGCAAGAAGATTTATGTAACCCTGATGATTTTTTCCAAAAGAAGGCAAATAAATGGCTACAATAGATTGCTCAAATGAAAATTCATCTTGATACGTGCTGCCGGCCGAATAGGTAAAGGAGAATCTGGGCGAACGGGAGCTAAAGGACATGGACACGGTCCCAAAAGCACCAGGGTTTTTAATTCCTATGGCCGTGTTGGCTCTTATATTTTTGGTAAGGGCATAGGAAATTGTATTTCTTATGAAATAAAGGTTGTTGAGGTCATTTCCGTATTCGGTATCAAAAAGGGTCAAATTGTCCACCGAAAGTTTTGGGTTGATTGAATACTTGATCAAATGTTTGTAGGTCAATGATCGGTTGCCAAATACCACATCCGGGGCGAAACTTAATTCTTGACCAATAACCAAGGTTGAAACGGACAAATAAAATAGCGTGAATAAAGATGTGCTTCTCTTCATTGTTATAGATTTTACCGTGGCAAACCTATGAGCAAACAAAAGGGGAATAATTAAGGTACCTTAAGAAAGCAGATGGACGATACCTTTCAAATCAAAAAGGGTATCGTTTTCCAATCTTATTGAAAAGCATATACCCTTTAAAAGCAATAAAATGGGTGATATTATATTAATGCAATGATAAGGAATAGCTCTCCAAAACCCCATGTGTTGTAAATCCCATTTTGGTATAAATCCGCTCTCCAGCCTGTGAAGCAACAAGGTAAACTTCCTTGCTTTGGTTTTCGATGGATTGATTTACAAGGAATTGGGTCATCTTCTTTCCAAGGCCCAATCCCCTATATCCCGCTTTGGTGCCGATCATATGAATGCCGGAAACACCATTTTGGTCCAAATACACCATGCCACAACTTGGAAAAGCATTTTCATGATTACCCAAAAAGATTTGGAATCCCGGCTTGTCGACCAGCGCACCAATGGTTGAAGGATCCACCGGATACCCAAAAGATTCCGTGGCTACTTGGGCAAATAGTTCCGCTTCGGTCGGAGAACCCACTTTTATAAATTCCGAAGCATCTATATTACCAAAGAATATGTTGGTTGTATCCAGTGTCATCGCTTTTATTTTCGAAGTGGCCCTTAGCCCTTTAGACCGGAGAAGGTCTTTAATGGCTTCGTTTTCAGGGACGGCAATGGAGTTGGGCAGCTCTTCTGATATAATTTCTTCACAAAGGGCATGGATATCCAACTTTTCCATAGTTAGGTCAAAAACCTTGTTGGGCCAGGAGCCGTTCGTAGGTTTTGCAAAAGAAAAACCATTTTCCTTGGTCAGGAAATTCCCATGTTTTCCAATCTGTTCCCAAAACTCGAATAAATGATCAATAATTTGTTTGTTCATGAGCTATCCTGTACTGATTTGTATGTCAGTGCAAACCTATTGCTGGAACATCACAGTAATCTTAAGGTGTATTAATAAATGGATTTATTTTATCTTTTTTCTGAGGGCACTTAAAAATTCAGGAGTAATGCCCAAATAAGAAGCTACCATGTACTGTGGAACACGCTGCTCAATGCTTCTATATTTTGACAGGAATTCCAAATAGCGCTCTTCTGCCGATTTGCTCATGGAGTTGATTGTACGGTCTTGCAAGGCAACATAGGCTTTTTCAAACTTTAACCGATAGAACCGTTCAATGGCAGGAACCTTTTCGTAAAGTTCATTAAGGGTGTCTCTATGAATTTGAAGTACCGTAGTTGGTTCCAGGGCCTGAACGAATTGTTTTGCTGGGGTACGGGTCAGAAAACTGTATAGATCGTTTACCCACCAGCCTTCAATACCAAATTGTACGATATGTTCTTTGGCCTCTTCATCCATATGATAAGCTCGCAAACATCCTTTGGCAACAAACCGCATGTGATTGGAAACCTCTCCTGCAAAAAGCAGCACCTCTTTCTTTTTGAGTTGGATTTCCGTGTAGCTGTCGCATACAATGGATTCTTCCTCCCGCGTTAGATCGATGGTTTCCTTTAAATGCGATATGAGTTTGTCCTTCGAGTTCAACATCTGAAATTGATTCAGAAAATTACTAAAAGTAGATCAATCAAAGCTGTTTGCAACGAATGAATGTTCATTTCATCCAGTTTAGTTTTGATATTGAAACGCTTATTGACCAAAGTCAACGAAGTTATTGTTGCTTGCCTCTAATTTTGCCCAAAACCATTAAGAAGAAGTAATGAATATTAAGCAAGCACTTTTGGTATCGGGCATTAGCTATCTTTTGATCTTTATTTCAGGGTTTTATGCCAATTTTGCCATCTTGGAAACTATGGTGGTGCCCTCCAATGCCGGGGTGACCGTTTCCAATTTTTTGAAGGACCATTCCGGGTTGGGTTGGGGCATTGTAGGGTTTTCGATCATGCTTTTTTTTGATGTGGTATTAGTGTTCTCCCTCTTTTTGGTGACTAAAAAAGTTAACCGAAAAGTAACGATGGTCGCCTCAGGTTTTCGACTGCTCCATGCCATTTGCTTTGCAGTGGCTTTGATGTGCCTGATCGAGATTTACCAAATCACCACTGATGCTACGGGGTTGGATATGGCAAGTTTACAGCAATCGGTCATGTATTTATTGCAGCAGTTTGATGAAATATGGACGTGGGGATTGTTGCTTTTTGGAGTGCATTTGGTCTTTTTGGGCTATTTGTCCATTAAATCGGATGTGATTCCAAAAAGTATGGGCTATTTATTGCTCCTTGCTGCCATCGGGTATCTGGTGGATAGTTCCGCCAAGCTCTTTATGTCCACTTATTTGGATCATGCGCAAATTTTTGAAACATTGGTGGTGGTATTGGGAGTAGTGGGAGAGCTGTCCTTTACCATCTTTTTGTTGATCAAGGGATTTAAAAACGCTCAATAAAGCCCTGATCACCTATCATCGTTTTGCGATTCGCTTCCGAATTCGACTTAATGACTCTGGTTTGACGCCCAAATAGCTTGCCAAATGATATTGTGGCACGCGTTGTAGCAACTCTGGTCGATTTTCCATTAGATCAACGTATCTTTTTTCCGGACTGGAAATCATGAATTGGGCCAATTTATCTTGATAGGCCCCAAGCTCTTCTTCCACGGAAACTCTGCAAATGGACTCAAAACTGGGTACGCTCTCAAAAAGTTCTTGTTCCTTCTCACGGGATAAAATGGCCAATCTGCAATCTTCCACACATTCCAAAAAATGATTGGAAGGGACTTTTAGGTTAAAGCTCCGCAAAGAGGAAATAGCTTCCTTTTCTACATAAAACTCGGTGGTTTTTTCTTCTCCATCCATCAAATAGTACTTTCTGACCAACCCTTTTATATTAAAATAGGACTCGTTGGAGACTTGTCCTTCCCGAAGTAAAACATATCCTTTAGCGAAAGTTTTGATAGGAATACATTCTGTAACCGCTTTGGCTTCCTCTTCGTTAAGGGTCAAAGCACCTTCGAGCAGTTGTACAATTTCACTTTTCAATTTGACGGTTTAGGTAAATGACATCAATGCCAAGACTAAACTATGAAATCATTTAACAACTTTTCACCAAATCAAATAATTTTAGGTATGTATGTCCTGCACTTATTTAAAGTCATTTCGTCATTGCTTTGAAGTTATTCTCAAATAGTATCCGTCCGGATCTACCAATCGGAAATCTTCAAGTCCCCAGCTTTGCATTCTCAAAGGCCCATGTATGGGATATCCATTTGATTTTACCTGTTCATAGACTTCTTTGATATCATCAACTTCCAGCACAATTTCTACCCCATAACCTTTTTGGGTATTTTTAAGGTTGGGATCAAAGTGGTGGTCTTTGGAAAGTTTGCCAATCGGACCGATTCCAAGGACTACATTTCCCTTCTTAATAGGTTGGTAGGATTTGTTGATCTTTTCACCTTCCATGGTAAAATCCAAAACTTCGGTATAGAAGTTGACGGATTTTTCCATATCCGAAGTGAATAATTCCATTCTAAGGGTCATTCCATCTTTAGCTGACCAATTCTTTCCAGTTAAACAGAAATACACAACAAGTAATAGCGTCGATAATATAATTGTTATAAGTCTCATCCCTTTATTTGATTACTGTTATACCCCATAAAGGGGCCATATTTGGGCAGATGCTTTTGTCATCCTTGGTTTACAAAACAACCTAAACAATGAATTAGATTTATTAACATAGGTTAAGAAAACTTTTTTCTGTTAAAGATATTTTCGCCTTATTCGTTAAATAAAAATCCGCTAGTTTCTGCACTTGATTCAATATGCTATAGTGATGGTAATCACTTTAAAGCTTCAAGAAAGGAGAATATCACATACAAACTCATTTCTAAATAATGTCGTTTGATTATTTTTACAATTAGAAAGTCCAAAACTCACACGAAGATGTCCTATAGGGTGTCCTTTTTTGGATGGTCAAGAAAAAACTCTGGAAACACAAGGGGTTGGAGATAATCGGTTAAAACTGCCACCCCGACGAAAAAATGGTTTATTTGACTTTAAATGAAACCATAAACTGTTAAAAACCAGAAAATTAATTTTTTCTGGTTTTTTTTATGCCCAAATTAAACTTAGGTAAAGATGCCCTATTTTTATCAAGTATCTCCATAACTCCAGTGAATTGTAGAATTCAGCGCTTGGGTTCGAAGAAGTGGAACTGGAACGCTCATCACTGCAAAATGTACGGAACATCTTTATATTCTGTTGTTATACGGGATTGGCCTATGTTGATGTCAAATCACCGAAAAGATCCAATGTAATCATTGGTACAGACGGGAACCCATGGCTATCGCTATGTAGGGAAAAGAGCGATGTGCCGGTAAAGATACCTTTGCTGCCCAAAGCTTTGTCCATAATGGAACGTTACGATACCTATGATGAGGAACTGTTACTGCCCGTATGTTCCAACCAAAAAATGAACAAGTACCTCAAGGAAATCGCTGCCAAATGTGAAATTGACCTTAAGGTTACCTGTCATATCGCCCGCCATACGTTTGCCACTACGGTCTCTTTATCCAACGGTGTTCCGATTGCCACTGTATCAAAGCTTCTTGGGCATTCCAAGATATCCACGACCCAGATTTATGCCAAGGTGTTGGAGAAAAAGGTCGGTGAGGATATGAAGGCATTACGGTCGAAACTGGACCTTCTTGAAAATGCTCAATGAACAGAAACGGGAATGTCGTGGAACCTTTGAAGCTGTGAAATATAATCGATAATTTATCGA
It encodes the following:
- a CDS encoding Crp/Fnr family transcriptional regulator yields the protein MLNSKDKLISHLKETIDLTREEESIVCDSYTEIQLKKKEVLLFAGEVSNHMRFVAKGCLRAYHMDEEAKEHIVQFGIEGWWVNDLYSFLTRTPAKQFVQALEPTTVLQIHRDTLNELYEKVPAIERFYRLKFEKAYVALQDRTINSMSKSAEERYLEFLSKYRSIEQRVPQYMVASYLGITPEFLSALRKKIK
- a CDS encoding site-specific integrase; this translates as MELERSSLQNVRNIFIFCCYTGLAYVDVKSPKRSNVIIGTDGNPWLSLCREKSDVPVKIPLLPKALSIMERYDTYDEELLLPVCSNQKMNKYLKEIAAKCEIDLKVTCHIARHTFATTVSLSNGVPIATVSKLLGHSKISTTQIYAKVLEKKVGEDMKALRSKLDLLENAQ
- a CDS encoding Crp/Fnr family transcriptional regulator — its product is MKSEIVQLLEGALTLNEEEAKAVTECIPIKTFAKGYVLLREGQVSNESYFNIKGLVRKYYLMDGEEKTTEFYVEKEAISSLRSFNLKVPSNHFLECVEDCRLAILSREKEQELFESVPSFESICRVSVEEELGAYQDKLAQFMISSPEKRYVDLMENRPELLQRVPQYHLASYLGVKPESLSRIRKRIAKR
- a CDS encoding VOC family protein; translated protein: MELFTSDMEKSVNFYTEVLDFTMEGEKINKSYQPIKKGNVVLGIGPIGKLSKDHHFDPNLKNTQKGYGVEIVLEVDDIKEVYEQVKSNGYPIHGPLRMQSWGLEDFRLVDPDGYYLRITSKQ
- a CDS encoding DoxX family protein, whose protein sequence is MKRNKNIAIFLFRIAIPFTMLIYGIDKIKNGTGFIGSLLEAYGLPLFLANGIFVGEIIAPLMLLIGFRTRLAGLILSFNCLLAVLMAQTQNMLTLNPFGGWSLDLLFIYIVAGIAFFYSGAGKHAISTSNSWD
- a CDS encoding DUF4386 domain-containing protein → MNIKQALLVSGISYLLIFISGFYANFAILETMVVPSNAGVTVSNFLKDHSGLGWGIVGFSIMLFFDVVLVFSLFLVTKKVNRKVTMVASGFRLLHAICFAVALMCLIEIYQITTDATGLDMASLQQSVMYLLQQFDEIWTWGLLLFGVHLVFLGYLSIKSDVIPKSMGYLLLLAAIGYLVDSSAKLFMSTYLDHAQIFETLVVVLGVVGELSFTIFLLIKGFKNAQ
- a CDS encoding antibiotic biosynthesis monooxygenase family protein; protein product: MYAVIYRFDVTKGQEKDFETLWQMVTESFIQHAGGLGSRLHKNGMGSYIAYAQWPDKKAWETARQKLPKKALKNLQRMNTYCEKITVLFNMEVKNDLLL
- a CDS encoding GNAT family N-acetyltransferase; the protein is MNKQIIDHLFEFWEQIGKHGNFLTKENGFSFAKPTNGSWPNKVFDLTMEKLDIHALCEEIISEELPNSIAVPENEAIKDLLRSKGLRATSKIKAMTLDTTNIFFGNIDASEFIKVGSPTEAELFAQVATESFGYPVDPSTIGALVDKPGFQIFLGNHENAFPSCGMVYLDQNGVSGIHMIGTKAGYRGLGLGKKMTQFLVNQSIENQSKEVYLVASQAGERIYTKMGFTTHGVLESYSLSLH